In a single window of the Zea mays cultivar B73 chromosome 5, Zm-B73-REFERENCE-NAM-5.0, whole genome shotgun sequence genome:
- the LOC103627243 gene encoding uncharacterized protein isoform X1 codes for MISLAEASRCVMSRGSSKGGKGGGLDLKLHLSPPAAAAAASSDEEWSSSSSSPPPSSCLSSSEGEREPRPQIHGHGLQWSDSPEATPMVLAACPRCLMYVMLSEADPRCPRCRSPVLLDFLHHAAAAATRSSSSINVSRREDGDHSRSSTSGAGGRRNRRA; via the coding sequence TGATTAGCCTTGCTGAAGCTTCACGGTGCGTGATGAGCCGAGGCAGCAGCAAGGGTGGGAAGGGCGGGGGGCTGGACCTGAAGCTGCACCTGTctcccccggcggcggcggcggcggcgtcctcCGACGAGGAGTGgtcgtcttcgtcgtcgtcgccgccgccgagctcgTGCCTGTCGTCGTCGGAGGGCGAGCGGGAGCCGCGGCCGCAGATCCACGGGCACGGGCTGCAGTGGTCCGACAGCCCGGAGGCGACGCCCATGGTGCTGGCGGCCTGCCCGCGCTGCCTCATGTACGTGATGCTCTCCGAGGCCGACCCGCGCTGCCCCCGCTGCCGCAGCCCCGTCCTCCTCGACTTCCTGCACCACGCCGCCGCAGCCGccacccgcagcagcagcagcatcaacgtcagccGGCGGGAGGACGGCGATCACAGCCGCAGTAGCACCAGCGGCGCCGGTGGCCGGAGGAACAGGAGGGCGTGA
- the LOC103627243 gene encoding uncharacterized protein isoform X2, translating to MSRGSSKGGKGGGLDLKLHLSPPAAAAAASSDEEWSSSSSSPPPSSCLSSSEGEREPRPQIHGHGLQWSDSPEATPMVLAACPRCLMYVMLSEADPRCPRCRSPVLLDFLHHAAAAATRSSSSINVSRREDGDHSRSSTSGAGGRRNRRA from the coding sequence ATGAGCCGAGGCAGCAGCAAGGGTGGGAAGGGCGGGGGGCTGGACCTGAAGCTGCACCTGTctcccccggcggcggcggcggcggcgtcctcCGACGAGGAGTGgtcgtcttcgtcgtcgtcgccgccgccgagctcgTGCCTGTCGTCGTCGGAGGGCGAGCGGGAGCCGCGGCCGCAGATCCACGGGCACGGGCTGCAGTGGTCCGACAGCCCGGAGGCGACGCCCATGGTGCTGGCGGCCTGCCCGCGCTGCCTCATGTACGTGATGCTCTCCGAGGCCGACCCGCGCTGCCCCCGCTGCCGCAGCCCCGTCCTCCTCGACTTCCTGCACCACGCCGCCGCAGCCGccacccgcagcagcagcagcatcaacgtcagccGGCGGGAGGACGGCGATCACAGCCGCAGTAGCACCAGCGGCGCCGGTGGCCGGAGGAACAGGAGGGCGTGA
- the LOC100286335 gene encoding pectinesterase inhibitor domain containing protein precursor, which produces MRPSTAGALAAAALVATLLLSVGATPETTCAAAAARDRRVDYGFCVSRLSHHHDSPDADTWGLAKVAADVGVATAGDAVYDIKALLAKPPPDAQARAALEQCQRLYDAAEMAFAEAYDGINRRDYAAGKGKAAEAAALARRCDDAFARAAVRPPPQVARWGEESSKIAVVCTAITDLIG; this is translated from the coding sequence ATGAGACCTTCCACGGCTGGCGCTCTGGCCGCCGCGGCCCTCGTCGCGACGCTCTTGCTGAGCGTCGGCGCCACCCCGGAGACGAcgtgcgcggcggcggcggcccgcgACCGGCGCGTGGACTACGGCTTCTGCGTGTCGAGGCTGAGCCACCACCACGACAGCCCCGACGCGGACACCTGGGGCCTGGCCAAGGTGGCCGCCGACGTGGGCGTCGCCACCGCCGGGGACGCCGTCTACGACATCAAGGCCCTGCTGGCCAAGCCGCCGCCCGACGCCCAGGCGCGGGCGGCGCTGGAGCAGTGCCAGAGGCTGTACGACGCGGCGGAGATGGCGTTCGCGGAGGCGTACGACGGGATCAACCGGCGCGACTACGCGGCGGGCAAGGGCAAGGCCGCGGAGGCGGCTGCCCTGGCCCGCCGGTGCGACGACGCCTTCGCGCGGGCCGCCGTGCGCCCGCCGCCGCAGGTCGCGCGGTGGGGCGAGGAGTCCTCGAAGATTGCGGTCGTCTGCACGGCCATCACCGACCTCATCGGCTGA
- the LOC103627244 gene encoding pectinesterase inhibitor 8: protein MAPLPQAVHLLLAFALALGCLAGGATATVVTTCRAAADSDARVDYAFCVAELGMHRESPDADTWGLAKVAALTGVNNADNAVYDIKALLANKRPDGPTRAALEKCGRLYGSVGFAFAEADDEINNRRYAAGKAKVAEAVSLARQCDDALAVAAAVPSPLAQHSSYNVRIADICIAITNLIK from the coding sequence ATGGCGCCGCTGCCGCAGGCCGTCCACCTCCTCCTCGCCTTCGCCCTCGCGCTTGGCTGCCTGGCGGGCGGCGCCACCGCGACGGTGGTGACGACGTGCAGGGCGGCGGCGGACAGCGACGCGCGCGTGGACTACGCGTTCTGCGTCGCCGAGCTGGGCATGCACCGCGAGAGCCCCGACGCCGACACCTGGGGCCTCGCCAAGgtggccgcgctgacgggcgtcAACAACGCCGACAACGCCGTGTACGACATCAAGGCCCTGCTCGCCAACAAGAGGCCCGACGGCCCGACGCGCGCGGCGCTGGAGAAGTGCGGGAGGCTGTACGGCTCCGTCGGGTTCGCGTTCGCCGAGGCGGACGACGAGATCAACAaccgccgctacgccgccgggaaGGCCAAGGTCGCGGAGGCGGTGTCCCTCGCGCGCCAGTGCGACGACGCCCTCGCCGTGGCCGCCGCCGTCCCGTCGCCGCTGGCGCAGCACAGCTCCTACAACGTGCGGATCGCTGATATCTGCATCGCCATCACTAACCTCATCAAGTGA